Proteins encoded within one genomic window of Candidatus Berkiella cookevillensis:
- a CDS encoding type IV pilus assembly protein PilM encodes MFGLFERKTPPMVGIDISSCTVKLLELSQGPQGFRVESYGVETLAPNVMQEKEIKDIEAVGNAVDRLMKRSRAKSKFGAISVSGSAVITKVIQMNANLNDQELATQLQLEADRYIPYPLQEVFLDFQVLGPSSKSPDLVDVLLAASRAEYIETRVQALRLGGLTTKVVDIEAYAIERALSLLGTQLAHDGENKTIAVVDIGSSMTTLSVLKNKVTVYTRDQIFGGKQLTEEIQRRYGLSYEEAGRAKKQGGLPEDYQSEVLEPFKEGVVQQVSRSLQFFFSSSEYSEIDQIIMAGGTATIPGLVEKVQEKLGIPALLANPFTNMSIAPKVNLPALQADTAALMICCGLAMRSFQ; translated from the coding sequence TATTCGAGCGAAAAACGCCACCAATGGTAGGGATAGACATCAGTTCTTGCACTGTTAAATTGCTCGAACTAAGCCAAGGTCCACAGGGCTTTCGTGTTGAAAGCTATGGTGTTGAGACCTTAGCCCCTAATGTGATGCAAGAAAAAGAAATCAAAGATATCGAAGCCGTTGGAAATGCGGTTGATCGACTCATGAAGCGTTCCCGTGCCAAATCAAAATTTGGCGCTATTTCTGTTTCTGGCTCTGCGGTTATTACAAAAGTGATACAGATGAATGCTAACTTGAATGATCAAGAATTGGCAACACAACTGCAGCTAGAAGCCGACCGTTACATTCCTTATCCATTACAAGAAGTTTTTTTAGATTTCCAAGTGTTAGGCCCTTCTAGCAAGAGTCCAGACTTAGTCGATGTACTATTAGCTGCATCGCGCGCTGAATATATTGAAACACGCGTTCAAGCACTTCGTTTAGGTGGATTGACAACTAAAGTTGTTGATATTGAAGCCTACGCCATTGAAAGAGCACTGAGCTTGTTGGGAACACAACTTGCTCATGATGGTGAGAACAAGACCATTGCTGTTGTTGACATTGGTTCTTCTATGACTACCTTAAGTGTGTTGAAAAATAAAGTGACGGTCTATACGCGCGATCAGATCTTTGGTGGAAAGCAACTCACAGAAGAAATCCAGAGACGTTATGGTTTGAGCTATGAAGAAGCAGGTCGTGCGAAAAAGCAGGGGGGATTACCGGAAGATTATCAGTCGGAAGTCTTAGAACCTTTTAAAGAAGGTGTTGTGCAGCAAGTAAGTCGTTCCTTGCAATTCTTTTTCTCTTCTTCAGAATATTCAGAAATTGATCAGATTATTATGGCAGGTGGCACAGCAACTATTCCAGGTCTTGTTGAAAAAGTACAAGAGAAACTAGGTATTCCAGCATTACTTGCAAATCCTTTTACCAATATGTCGATTGCACCAAAAGTCAATTTGCCAGCACTGCAAGCCGATACAGCGGCACTGATGATTTGTTGTGGTTTAGCCATGAGGAGCTTTCAATGA